A DNA window from Syngnathus typhle isolate RoL2023-S1 ecotype Sweden linkage group LG2, RoL_Styp_1.0, whole genome shotgun sequence contains the following coding sequences:
- the LOC133150434 gene encoding ATP-dependent RNA helicase DDX3X-like isoform X1, which produces MSHVSVENVHGLEQQLAVLDLNVADGQGGGPNRRYIPPHLRNTDGPKNGGNVFAPRAGYTIAPAAAFGWDGGRGNFVNGYHDNRMTAGNAYNRGPPRMERGRGGMGGYRGNRGGSFNPINPAQPMGFGLYENKDAGGWNTAKDAYSSFGNNRGKSAFFNDRSNANRTRFDHGGYSGGGGGNSRWVEEACNDGDWSKPTPLNERLEHELFSASNTGINFEKYDDIPVEATGQNCPHHIESFQDIDMGEIIMGNIALSRYTRPTPVQKYAIPIVKSKRDLMACAQTGSGKTAAFLLPILSQIYAEGPGDALNAAKASGQENGKYGRRKQYPISLVLAPTRELALQIYDEARKFSYRSRVRPCVVYGGADIGQQIRDLERGCHLLVATPGRLVDMMERGKIGLDYCKYLVLDEADRMLDMGFEPQIRRIVEQDTMPPKDIRQTMMFSATFPKEIQILARDFLDDYIFLAVGRVGSTSENITQKVVWVEESDKRSFLLDLLSATVIPSEVQDNTGENMEKPGKDSLTLVFVETKKGADALEDFLYREGYACTSIHGDRSQRDREEALSQFRSGKCPILVATAVAARGLDISNVKHVINFDLPSDIEEYVHRIGRTGRVGNLGLATSFFNDKNGNITKDLLDILVEAKQEVPSWLESLAYEHQHKSSSRGRSKRFAGGFGARDYRQTAAGGNAGGFGGRGVRNQAGHGGARGFAGGGFGTFYTSDGYGGNYSHSQVDWWGN; this is translated from the exons ATGAGTCATGTGTCCGTCGAGAATGTCCATGGTCTAGAACAACAG CTTGCTGTCCTAGACTTGAATGTGGCAGACGGACAAGGTGGTGGCCCCAACA GAAGATACATTCCTCCACATTTACGGAACACAGATGGTCCTAAAAATG gaGGAAATGTGTTTGCTCCCAGGGCAGGCTACACCATCGCACCTGCCGCCGCCT TCGGTTGGGATGGCGGCCGCGGCAACTTTGTCAACGGCTACCATGACAACCGCATGACTGCCGGGAACGCTTACAACCGCGGCCCGCCTCGTATGGAGCGGGGCCGAGGGGGCATGGGCGGCTATCGCGGCAACAGAGGCGGCTCCTTCAATCCCATCAACCCCGCTCAGCCGATGGGCTTCGGCCTGTACGAAAACAAAG ACGCTGGTGGTTGGAACACCGCCAAGGACGCCTACAGCAGCTTCGGAAACAACAGAGGAAAGTCGGCTTTCTTTAACGACAGAAGCAACGCAAATCGTACACG GTTCGATCATGGGGGCTACAGTGGTGGCGGGGGTGGAAACAGTCGCTGGGTGGAGGAAGCCTGCAATGATGGAGACTGGTCCAAACCGACGCCGCTCAACGAACGACTCGAGCA TGAGTTGTTCTCCGCCAGCAACACTGGGATTAATTTTGAGAAATACGACGACATTCCCGTCGAGGCCACTGGACAGAACTGCCCTCATCACATCGAGAGT TTCCAGGACATCGACATGGGGGAGATTATCATGGGCAACATTGCGCTGAGCCGCTACACCCGACCCACTCCTGTCCAGAAATACGCCATTCCCATCGTCAAGTCCAAGCGAGACCTCATGGCCTGCGCACAGACGG GTTCTGGAAAGACGGCGGCTTTCCTGCTGCCGATTCTAAGTCAAATCTACGCAGAGGGACCAGGAGATGCTCTGAATGCAGCTAAAGCCTCTGGGCAG GAGAATGGAAAATACGGCCGTCGTAAGCAGTACCCCATTTCTCTGGTCCTGGCCCCGACTCGAGAGCTGGCGCTACAGATATATGACGAAGCTAGGAAG TTTTCATACCGGTCCAGAGTGCGTCCTTGCGTCGTGTACGGAGGAGCAGACATTGGCCAGCAGATCCGAGATCTGGAGAGAGGTTGTCACCTGCTGGTGGCCACGCCTGGAAGGCTGGTGGACATGATGGAGAGGGGCAAGATTGGACTGGACTATTGCAA GTATCTCGTCCTGGATGAGGCGGATCGGATGCTGGACATGGGCTTCGAGCCTCAGATCCGGCGCATCGTCGAACAGGACACCATGCCGCCGAAAGACATCCGGCAGACCATGATGTTCAGCGCCACCTTTCCCAAAGAAATCCAG ATTCTGGCCAGGGATTTCCTGGATGACTACATCTTCCTGGCGGTGGGGCGAGTGGGCTCCACCTCCGAGAACATCACTCAGAAGGTGGTTTGGGTGGAAGAGAGCGACAAGAGGTCTTTTCTCCTGGACCTGCTCAGTGCCACAG TCATCCCCAGCGAAGTGCAGGACAATACTGGAGAGAACATGGAGAAGCCTG GGAAGGACTCGCTGACTCTGGTATTCGTGGAGACCAAAAAAGGCGCCGACGCCTTGGAGGACTTCCTCTACCGGGAAGGTTACGCCTGCACCAGCATCCACGGCGACCGTTCCCAGAGGGACCGAGAGGAGGCTCTGAGCCAGTTCCGATCCGGCAAATGCCCCATCCTGGTGGCTACCGCT GTTGCAGCTCGTGGTCTCGACATCTCCAACGTGAAGCACGTGATTAACTTTGACCTGCCGAGTGACATTGAAGAGTATGTCCACCGTATTGGACGCACGGGACGAGTCGGAAACCTGG GACTGGCCACGTCATTCTTCAACGACAAGAACGGGAACATCACGAAAGACCTGCTCGACATTTTGGTAGAAGCCAAACAGGAAGTTCCTTCATGGCTGGAGAGCCTGGCTTATGAGCACCAGCACAAGAGCAGCAGCCGCGGACGCTCTAAGAG
- the LOC133150434 gene encoding ATP-dependent RNA helicase DDX3X-like isoform X3, translating to MSHVSVENVHGLEQQLAVLDLNVADGQGGGPNRRYIPPHLRNTDGPKNGGNVFAPRAGYTIAPAAAFGWDGGRGNFVNGYHDNRMTAGNAYNRGPPRMERGRGGMGGYRGNRGGSFNPINPAQPMGFGLYENKDAGGWNTAKDAYSSFGNNRGKSAFFNDRSNANRTRFDHGGYSGGGGGNSRWVEEACNDGDWSKPTPLNERLEHELFSASNTGINFEKYDDIPVEATGQNCPHHIESFQDIDMGEIIMGNIALSRYTRPTPVQKYAIPIVKSKRDLMACAQTGSGKTAAFLLPILSQIYAEGPGDALNAAKASGQENGKYGRRKQYPISLVLAPTRELALQIYDEARKFSYRSRVRPCVVYGGADIGQQIRDLERGCHLLVATPGRLVDMMERGKIGLDYCKYLVLDEADRMLDMGFEPQIRRIVEQDTMPPKDIRQTMMFSATFPKEIQILARDFLDDYIFLAVGRVGSTSENITQKVVWVEESDKRSFLLDLLSATGKDSLTLVFVETKKGADALEDFLYREGYACTSIHGDRSQRDREEALSQFRSGKCPILVATAVAARGLDISNVKHVINFDLPSDIEEYVHRIGRTGRVGNLGLATSFFNDKNGNITKDLLDILVEAKQEVPSWLESLAYEHQHKSSSRGRSKRFAGGFGARDYRQTAAGGNAGGFGGRGVRNQAGHGGARGFAGGGFGTFYTSDGYGGNYSHSQVDWWGN from the exons ATGAGTCATGTGTCCGTCGAGAATGTCCATGGTCTAGAACAACAG CTTGCTGTCCTAGACTTGAATGTGGCAGACGGACAAGGTGGTGGCCCCAACA GAAGATACATTCCTCCACATTTACGGAACACAGATGGTCCTAAAAATG gaGGAAATGTGTTTGCTCCCAGGGCAGGCTACACCATCGCACCTGCCGCCGCCT TCGGTTGGGATGGCGGCCGCGGCAACTTTGTCAACGGCTACCATGACAACCGCATGACTGCCGGGAACGCTTACAACCGCGGCCCGCCTCGTATGGAGCGGGGCCGAGGGGGCATGGGCGGCTATCGCGGCAACAGAGGCGGCTCCTTCAATCCCATCAACCCCGCTCAGCCGATGGGCTTCGGCCTGTACGAAAACAAAG ACGCTGGTGGTTGGAACACCGCCAAGGACGCCTACAGCAGCTTCGGAAACAACAGAGGAAAGTCGGCTTTCTTTAACGACAGAAGCAACGCAAATCGTACACG GTTCGATCATGGGGGCTACAGTGGTGGCGGGGGTGGAAACAGTCGCTGGGTGGAGGAAGCCTGCAATGATGGAGACTGGTCCAAACCGACGCCGCTCAACGAACGACTCGAGCA TGAGTTGTTCTCCGCCAGCAACACTGGGATTAATTTTGAGAAATACGACGACATTCCCGTCGAGGCCACTGGACAGAACTGCCCTCATCACATCGAGAGT TTCCAGGACATCGACATGGGGGAGATTATCATGGGCAACATTGCGCTGAGCCGCTACACCCGACCCACTCCTGTCCAGAAATACGCCATTCCCATCGTCAAGTCCAAGCGAGACCTCATGGCCTGCGCACAGACGG GTTCTGGAAAGACGGCGGCTTTCCTGCTGCCGATTCTAAGTCAAATCTACGCAGAGGGACCAGGAGATGCTCTGAATGCAGCTAAAGCCTCTGGGCAG GAGAATGGAAAATACGGCCGTCGTAAGCAGTACCCCATTTCTCTGGTCCTGGCCCCGACTCGAGAGCTGGCGCTACAGATATATGACGAAGCTAGGAAG TTTTCATACCGGTCCAGAGTGCGTCCTTGCGTCGTGTACGGAGGAGCAGACATTGGCCAGCAGATCCGAGATCTGGAGAGAGGTTGTCACCTGCTGGTGGCCACGCCTGGAAGGCTGGTGGACATGATGGAGAGGGGCAAGATTGGACTGGACTATTGCAA GTATCTCGTCCTGGATGAGGCGGATCGGATGCTGGACATGGGCTTCGAGCCTCAGATCCGGCGCATCGTCGAACAGGACACCATGCCGCCGAAAGACATCCGGCAGACCATGATGTTCAGCGCCACCTTTCCCAAAGAAATCCAG ATTCTGGCCAGGGATTTCCTGGATGACTACATCTTCCTGGCGGTGGGGCGAGTGGGCTCCACCTCCGAGAACATCACTCAGAAGGTGGTTTGGGTGGAAGAGAGCGACAAGAGGTCTTTTCTCCTGGACCTGCTCAGTGCCACAG GGAAGGACTCGCTGACTCTGGTATTCGTGGAGACCAAAAAAGGCGCCGACGCCTTGGAGGACTTCCTCTACCGGGAAGGTTACGCCTGCACCAGCATCCACGGCGACCGTTCCCAGAGGGACCGAGAGGAGGCTCTGAGCCAGTTCCGATCCGGCAAATGCCCCATCCTGGTGGCTACCGCT GTTGCAGCTCGTGGTCTCGACATCTCCAACGTGAAGCACGTGATTAACTTTGACCTGCCGAGTGACATTGAAGAGTATGTCCACCGTATTGGACGCACGGGACGAGTCGGAAACCTGG GACTGGCCACGTCATTCTTCAACGACAAGAACGGGAACATCACGAAAGACCTGCTCGACATTTTGGTAGAAGCCAAACAGGAAGTTCCTTCATGGCTGGAGAGCCTGGCTTATGAGCACCAGCACAAGAGCAGCAGCCGCGGACGCTCTAAGAG
- the LOC133150434 gene encoding ATP-dependent RNA helicase DDX3X-like isoform X2, with protein sequence MSHVSVENVHGLEQQLAVLDLNVADGQGGGPNRGNVFAPRAGYTIAPAAAFGWDGGRGNFVNGYHDNRMTAGNAYNRGPPRMERGRGGMGGYRGNRGGSFNPINPAQPMGFGLYENKDAGGWNTAKDAYSSFGNNRGKSAFFNDRSNANRTRFDHGGYSGGGGGNSRWVEEACNDGDWSKPTPLNERLEHELFSASNTGINFEKYDDIPVEATGQNCPHHIESFQDIDMGEIIMGNIALSRYTRPTPVQKYAIPIVKSKRDLMACAQTGSGKTAAFLLPILSQIYAEGPGDALNAAKASGQENGKYGRRKQYPISLVLAPTRELALQIYDEARKFSYRSRVRPCVVYGGADIGQQIRDLERGCHLLVATPGRLVDMMERGKIGLDYCKYLVLDEADRMLDMGFEPQIRRIVEQDTMPPKDIRQTMMFSATFPKEIQILARDFLDDYIFLAVGRVGSTSENITQKVVWVEESDKRSFLLDLLSATVIPSEVQDNTGENMEKPGKDSLTLVFVETKKGADALEDFLYREGYACTSIHGDRSQRDREEALSQFRSGKCPILVATAVAARGLDISNVKHVINFDLPSDIEEYVHRIGRTGRVGNLGLATSFFNDKNGNITKDLLDILVEAKQEVPSWLESLAYEHQHKSSSRGRSKRFAGGFGARDYRQTAAGGNAGGFGGRGVRNQAGHGGARGFAGGGFGTFYTSDGYGGNYSHSQVDWWGN encoded by the exons ATGAGTCATGTGTCCGTCGAGAATGTCCATGGTCTAGAACAACAG CTTGCTGTCCTAGACTTGAATGTGGCAGACGGACAAGGTGGTGGCCCCAACA gaGGAAATGTGTTTGCTCCCAGGGCAGGCTACACCATCGCACCTGCCGCCGCCT TCGGTTGGGATGGCGGCCGCGGCAACTTTGTCAACGGCTACCATGACAACCGCATGACTGCCGGGAACGCTTACAACCGCGGCCCGCCTCGTATGGAGCGGGGCCGAGGGGGCATGGGCGGCTATCGCGGCAACAGAGGCGGCTCCTTCAATCCCATCAACCCCGCTCAGCCGATGGGCTTCGGCCTGTACGAAAACAAAG ACGCTGGTGGTTGGAACACCGCCAAGGACGCCTACAGCAGCTTCGGAAACAACAGAGGAAAGTCGGCTTTCTTTAACGACAGAAGCAACGCAAATCGTACACG GTTCGATCATGGGGGCTACAGTGGTGGCGGGGGTGGAAACAGTCGCTGGGTGGAGGAAGCCTGCAATGATGGAGACTGGTCCAAACCGACGCCGCTCAACGAACGACTCGAGCA TGAGTTGTTCTCCGCCAGCAACACTGGGATTAATTTTGAGAAATACGACGACATTCCCGTCGAGGCCACTGGACAGAACTGCCCTCATCACATCGAGAGT TTCCAGGACATCGACATGGGGGAGATTATCATGGGCAACATTGCGCTGAGCCGCTACACCCGACCCACTCCTGTCCAGAAATACGCCATTCCCATCGTCAAGTCCAAGCGAGACCTCATGGCCTGCGCACAGACGG GTTCTGGAAAGACGGCGGCTTTCCTGCTGCCGATTCTAAGTCAAATCTACGCAGAGGGACCAGGAGATGCTCTGAATGCAGCTAAAGCCTCTGGGCAG GAGAATGGAAAATACGGCCGTCGTAAGCAGTACCCCATTTCTCTGGTCCTGGCCCCGACTCGAGAGCTGGCGCTACAGATATATGACGAAGCTAGGAAG TTTTCATACCGGTCCAGAGTGCGTCCTTGCGTCGTGTACGGAGGAGCAGACATTGGCCAGCAGATCCGAGATCTGGAGAGAGGTTGTCACCTGCTGGTGGCCACGCCTGGAAGGCTGGTGGACATGATGGAGAGGGGCAAGATTGGACTGGACTATTGCAA GTATCTCGTCCTGGATGAGGCGGATCGGATGCTGGACATGGGCTTCGAGCCTCAGATCCGGCGCATCGTCGAACAGGACACCATGCCGCCGAAAGACATCCGGCAGACCATGATGTTCAGCGCCACCTTTCCCAAAGAAATCCAG ATTCTGGCCAGGGATTTCCTGGATGACTACATCTTCCTGGCGGTGGGGCGAGTGGGCTCCACCTCCGAGAACATCACTCAGAAGGTGGTTTGGGTGGAAGAGAGCGACAAGAGGTCTTTTCTCCTGGACCTGCTCAGTGCCACAG TCATCCCCAGCGAAGTGCAGGACAATACTGGAGAGAACATGGAGAAGCCTG GGAAGGACTCGCTGACTCTGGTATTCGTGGAGACCAAAAAAGGCGCCGACGCCTTGGAGGACTTCCTCTACCGGGAAGGTTACGCCTGCACCAGCATCCACGGCGACCGTTCCCAGAGGGACCGAGAGGAGGCTCTGAGCCAGTTCCGATCCGGCAAATGCCCCATCCTGGTGGCTACCGCT GTTGCAGCTCGTGGTCTCGACATCTCCAACGTGAAGCACGTGATTAACTTTGACCTGCCGAGTGACATTGAAGAGTATGTCCACCGTATTGGACGCACGGGACGAGTCGGAAACCTGG GACTGGCCACGTCATTCTTCAACGACAAGAACGGGAACATCACGAAAGACCTGCTCGACATTTTGGTAGAAGCCAAACAGGAAGTTCCTTCATGGCTGGAGAGCCTGGCTTATGAGCACCAGCACAAGAGCAGCAGCCGCGGACGCTCTAAGAG